The Nocardia sp. NBC_01503 sequence TACCCTGCGGCAGGTCACCTTCCGCTATCCGGACACCCACACCGACGCCCTCCAGGGCATCGACCTCACCGTGGACATCGGCGAATTCGTGGCCGTGGTCGGGCATAACGGCTCCGGAAAGTCCACGCTCACCCGGATTCTCGCGGGCAGGCCGCCCACCGGCGGCACCGTCACCCGCCCGGGCGCGGCCGGACTCGGCGTAAGCGGCGGCACCGCAATGGTTTTGCAGCGCCCCGAGAGCCAAACCCTCGGGGTACTCGTCGCCGACGACGTGGTGTGGGGCCTGCCCACCGAGACCGCCGCGGCCGTCGATGTCGACGCGCTACTGGGCGAGGTCGGCCTCGCGGGTATGGGCAGGCGCGAAACCGCGACCCTGTCCGGCGGACAACAGCAAAGACTCGCGGTGGCAGCGGCTTTGGCGCGCAAACCCACCCTGCTGCTCGCGGACGAAGCCACCTCGATGATCGATCCGGAGGGGCGGCGCGATCTGGTCGCCCTGCTGGCGGACTTGCCGCGACGGCATCCGATGGCGGTCGTACTGGTCACCCATCACGAGGCGGATGCGGCCGCCGCCGACCGCGTGGTGCATCTGCAACGCGGGCGCTCGGTCCAGCAGCTACCCACCTGGCCGCGACCCGTCCGCGATCAGCGCCGCCGCCCCATGGGTGACACCGTGCTCGAATTGAAGGACGTGCGGCACACCTACAATCGCGGAACCCCTTGGGAGGCACCGGCCCTGCACGGCATCGACCTGGCGGTGCGGCGCGGTGAGGCGCTACTCGTCGTCGGCGGCAACGGCTCGGGTAAATCCACCCTCGCCTGGATCATGGCCGGACTCACCATCCCCAGTGGCGGCAGCTGCGAACTGCGCGAGTACACCGGCGCGAAGCCCGCGCACAAGCGAATCGGCGTGGTGCAGTTAGCATTTCAGCACTCCCGGCTGCAGTTGCAGCGGCAGACCGTCGGCGGGGAGATAGAGGATTGGGGTGGTCGCGGTACCGCCGCCGTCGCCCGCGCCCTGGACGCGGTCGGCCTGGATCGCGCCCTGGCCTCACGCTCCATCGAATCCCTCAGCGGCGGACAGGCCAAACGCGTGGTGCTCGCCGCCATCGTGGCCAGCCGGCCGCAGGTGGTGGTACTGGACGAACCGCTCGCCGGACTCGATCCGGAGGGCCGCGCGGGCGTAGTGGAATTGCTTGCCCGCCTTCGCGATTCGGGGCTCACCTTGATCATCATCTCGCACGATGTCGCCGATACCGCCCCCGTCTGCGATCGCATCGTGCACCTGCGCGACGGAAGGATTGTCGAAAACGGCTCTCCCCCAGGTTATTCCGCTGCCAACTCGGTACAGAATCGCATCGGAGGCAGGCGATGAGCAGCGTCATTCTGCGCGAGGTGC is a genomic window containing:
- a CDS encoding ABC transporter ATP-binding protein encodes the protein MPDRPHGSALPHGPLRPIELATGAVLGGATVGLVTVGSLVPFAAALQLVAAVPIGLLAHRYRLRAIFTATIAGTLVTFVAAGLVPATNLVGVAVVGGIIGVVKRRHGGLPAVLGLSMLAGLVFASFSVGMLLLFSRTRHLLFDSIRNTAEGVENLAARQAVLEPLGRHIASYTESILHWWWAWIGGGIIAAMLVSGIVSWFVLGTVLDRLAWLPGRDDLLDAPADDRPVAPLPITLRQVTFRYPDTHTDALQGIDLTVDIGEFVAVVGHNGSGKSTLTRILAGRPPTGGTVTRPGAAGLGVSGGTAMVLQRPESQTLGVLVADDVVWGLPTETAAAVDVDALLGEVGLAGMGRRETATLSGGQQQRLAVAAALARKPTLLLADEATSMIDPEGRRDLVALLADLPRRHPMAVVLVTHHEADAAAADRVVHLQRGRSVQQLPTWPRPVRDQRRRPMGDTVLELKDVRHTYNRGTPWEAPALHGIDLAVRRGEALLVVGGNGSGKSTLAWIMAGLTIPSGGSCELREYTGAKPAHKRIGVVQLAFQHSRLQLQRQTVGGEIEDWGGRGTAAVARALDAVGLDRALASRSIESLSGGQAKRVVLAAIVASRPQVVVLDEPLAGLDPEGRAGVVELLARLRDSGLTLIIISHDVADTAPVCDRIVHLRDGRIVENGSPPGYSAANSVQNRIGGRR